The following coding sequences are from one Archaeoglobaceae archaeon window:
- the cdhA gene encoding CO dehydrogenase/acetyl-CoA synthase complex subunit alpha — protein MVLEFRKGAIFVDELKNVSIKIGEITEEEEEWAPMGPTPFPQIDTLRDWDFTLLKRYKPFYAPYCDMCCLCTMGKCDLTENKHGACGINLEAQTGRIVAAAVAIGTACHTGHARHMLHDIEHITGKKLEEIPVDLGPEISEVAPLTQLITGIKPKTLADLERALRYVEEQITQVMDSIHTGQEGSYLDFESKAFHLGMMDALGKEIADIAQICAFNLPKGESNQPLIDVGMGTLDRNKAIVLVIGHHAPPAFNIADYIENNKLGDEVELAGICCTAHDTSRYWPKAKIAGSLGRQLKVVRAGIADVIVIDEQCIRADILYHAGKLGIPVICTNAKAMHGLPNMTKKDPKEVIKYLLEGNPGVVVLDPLKVGEIAVEVARARRKKRGEIKPVLTEEQFMNYAKSCTQCGTCTIACPEKIRIGEAMEAAEKGNRKELEEKWDVCIACGRCEQVCPKKIPIIDMYNYAAWNRILNEKGKVRRGRGPVRDSEIRNVGAPIVLGTIPGVIAIVGCSNYPNGTRDAYTIMNEFASRNYIVVTTGCMAMDAGLYKDEEGKTIYEKYPDDFNGGCVANLGSCVSNAHIHGAAIKVARIFAMRNIRANFEEIADYILNRVGACGVAWGAYSQKAASIATGVNRLGVPVVVGPHGSKYRRAFLGRPYNDEDWMVYDVRSGQKVRVEPAPQDLLVAAETVEEAIPLIAKLCFRPNDTDRGRSMKLTHYIDLSLKYLGRMPDDWHLYVRTESDLPLAKREELLKELEEKHGWKIDWSRKKIVEGPIRPYHAGFNPTCVERLFKEGFSSLAKK, from the coding sequence ATGGTTCTTGAATTTAGAAAGGGAGCAATATTTGTAGATGAGTTAAAGAATGTCAGTATCAAAATAGGGGAAATCACCGAAGAAGAGGAGGAATGGGCGCCAATGGGTCCAACGCCGTTTCCGCAGATCGATACGCTTCGAGACTGGGATTTTACATTACTAAAACGCTACAAACCTTTCTACGCTCCTTATTGCGACATGTGTTGCCTTTGCACGATGGGCAAATGCGATCTGACGGAGAACAAACACGGTGCCTGTGGAATAAACCTTGAAGCTCAAACTGGCAGAATTGTGGCTGCTGCTGTCGCAATAGGCACAGCATGCCATACTGGACATGCGAGACACATGCTTCACGACATTGAGCATATAACTGGAAAGAAGCTCGAGGAGATTCCAGTTGATCTTGGTCCAGAGATAAGCGAGGTTGCCCCATTAACGCAATTGATCACGGGAATAAAGCCAAAAACCCTCGCAGATTTAGAAAGAGCTTTGAGATACGTTGAGGAACAAATCACTCAGGTCATGGATTCGATTCACACGGGACAGGAAGGTAGTTATCTCGACTTTGAGTCAAAAGCCTTCCATCTCGGGATGATGGATGCTCTCGGCAAAGAAATCGCAGACATTGCACAAATCTGCGCATTTAATTTGCCAAAGGGAGAAAGCAACCAGCCTCTGATCGACGTTGGAATGGGAACTTTGGACAGAAACAAAGCAATTGTGCTCGTTATTGGACACCACGCTCCTCCGGCGTTCAACATCGCAGACTACATAGAGAACAACAAGCTTGGCGACGAGGTTGAGCTCGCTGGAATCTGCTGCACTGCCCATGACACGAGCAGATACTGGCCAAAGGCTAAGATCGCAGGCTCGTTAGGGAGACAGCTGAAAGTCGTTAGAGCAGGAATTGCGGACGTTATCGTTATAGATGAGCAGTGCATCAGGGCAGACATTCTATACCACGCTGGAAAGCTTGGAATTCCAGTAATATGCACAAACGCAAAGGCGATGCATGGTTTGCCGAACATGACGAAGAAGGATCCAAAGGAAGTGATCAAATACCTTCTCGAAGGAAACCCCGGCGTTGTTGTGCTTGATCCGCTTAAAGTTGGCGAGATTGCGGTTGAGGTTGCAAGGGCAAGAAGGAAAAAACGTGGAGAAATAAAGCCGGTGCTTACCGAAGAGCAGTTCATGAACTATGCAAAATCCTGCACGCAGTGTGGAACTTGCACGATTGCATGCCCAGAGAAGATTCGCATCGGCGAAGCGATGGAAGCTGCAGAGAAGGGCAACAGAAAGGAGCTTGAAGAGAAGTGGGATGTCTGCATTGCCTGTGGAAGATGTGAACAGGTTTGCCCAAAGAAGATCCCGATCATAGACATGTATAACTACGCAGCTTGGAACAGAATATTGAACGAGAAGGGCAAGGTTAGAAGGGGCAGAGGTCCAGTCAGGGATTCAGAGATTCGCAACGTTGGAGCTCCAATTGTTCTCGGAACTATCCCTGGAGTCATCGCAATTGTTGGCTGCAGCAATTATCCAAATGGAACAAGGGATGCCTACACGATAATGAACGAATTTGCCTCACGCAATTACATTGTCGTAACTACTGGATGCATGGCAATGGACGCTGGACTTTACAAGGATGAGGAAGGAAAAACAATTTACGAGAAGTATCCCGACGATTTCAATGGCGGTTGCGTTGCGAACCTTGGCAGTTGTGTGAGCAACGCTCATATTCATGGGGCTGCAATAAAGGTTGCAAGAATCTTCGCAATGAGAAACATAAGAGCGAATTTTGAAGAGATTGCGGACTACATCCTCAACCGCGTAGGTGCTTGCGGAGTTGCTTGGGGCGCTTACTCGCAAAAGGCTGCAAGCATTGCTACTGGCGTTAATCGCCTTGGAGTGCCGGTAGTCGTTGGGCCTCATGGAAGCAAATACCGCAGAGCATTCCTTGGTCGCCCGTATAACGACGAGGACTGGATGGTCTACGATGTTAGGAGTGGTCAAAAAGTCCGCGTTGAGCCCGCTCCACAAGATCTGCTTGTTGCAGCAGAGACGGTTGAAGAGGCAATTCCACTCATTGCAAAGCTATGCTTCCGCCCCAACGACACGGACAGAGGAAGATCAATGAAGCTCACGCACTACATCGATCTGAGCCTTAAGTATTTGGGCAGAATGCCAGACGACTGGCATCTATACGTAAGGACTGAAAGCGATCTGCCGTTGGCGAAGAGAGAAGAACTTCTGAAGGAGCTTGAGGAGAAGCATGGCTGGAAGATCGACTGGAGCAGAAAGAAGATTGTCGAAGGGCCAATAAGACCATACCATGCGGGATTCAACCCAACTTGCGTTGAAAGATTGTTCAAGGAAGGCTTCTCAAGCCTTGCAAAGAAGTGA
- the cdhB gene encoding CO dehydrogenase/acetyl-CoA synthase complex subunit epsilon, protein MPKTYEQPFDAANIPGPKMAMLLEKGRPVAMAVKKAKHPLLIVGPDITPAMIERVKKFAEKGVTIVATGNAITKLTQAGINAKYAVLHELTQFLLDPNWKGFDGKGNYDVVLMMGTIYYHGSQMLAAIKNFAPHIRAIAIDRYYHPNAAMSFGNLWRKEEEYLALLDEIVADL, encoded by the coding sequence ATGCCCAAAACATATGAACAGCCATTTGATGCGGCAAACATCCCTGGACCAAAGATGGCAATGCTACTTGAGAAGGGAAGGCCGGTAGCGATGGCGGTAAAGAAGGCAAAGCATCCACTGCTGATCGTTGGCCCCGACATAACTCCTGCGATGATCGAAAGAGTGAAGAAATTCGCTGAGAAAGGTGTGACGATTGTTGCAACTGGCAATGCAATAACGAAGCTTACTCAAGCAGGAATCAATGCGAAATACGCTGTTTTGCATGAGCTTACGCAATTTTTGCTTGATCCGAACTGGAAAGGCTTCGATGGCAAAGGAAACTACGACGTTGTGCTCATGATGGGCACAATCTACTATCATGGCTCGCAAATGCTTGCGGCGATCAAGAACTTCGCTCCGCACATAAGGGCGATTGCCATAGACCGCTATTATCATCCAAACGCGGCGATGAGCTTTGGAAACCTCTGGAGGAAGGAGGAGGAATACTTGGCCCTACTCGATGAAATTGTAGCAGATCTATAA
- the aroA gene encoding 3-phosphoshikimate 1-carboxyvinyltransferase → MEVVVRKSYVSGDLKAPPSKSYTHRAFISASISKKSVIVNPLLSGDTLATLRACKQIGASFSRKAEVFEFSGTDEIHGGYFNFENSGTTLRIFTGLLSLCPDFSTLDGDSSLRTRPNRDLVLALKKLGAFAKGDELFRAPFKIKGIIKGGEIEIKAESSQFISSLLFALSLAKGDSFLKILATKSRPYIDLTTDVLEKAGVKIERTAEGYFIPGEQEFHLRNFEVPADFSSASYLIAAGILAGEVKIVNAFDSMQGDKKIVEICKEMGADVRWDKEKGLIVAKRSELSAISFNAGDTPDLVPTVAVLCAVANGVSEIYNAEHLRIKEIDRISGICKNLKALGVDVEEKRDGLKIKGGKREFFGTVDSFGDHRMALAFSLLGLLGEVRCRNAEVVSVSYPGFFDDLKKIGAELDVY, encoded by the coding sequence ATGGAAGTCGTTGTGCGTAAAAGCTATGTTTCAGGAGATTTAAAAGCTCCTCCTTCGAAGAGCTACACTCATAGAGCTTTTATTTCAGCCTCTATTTCAAAAAAGAGCGTTATTGTTAATCCTTTGCTATCAGGTGACACTCTGGCAACGCTGAGAGCTTGCAAGCAGATCGGAGCTTCATTCAGCAGAAAAGCGGAAGTTTTTGAATTTTCTGGAACTGATGAAATCCACGGTGGTTATTTCAACTTTGAAAACTCAGGCACCACTCTTAGGATCTTTACGGGTTTGCTCTCTCTCTGCCCAGATTTTAGCACACTCGACGGGGATTCTTCGCTTAGAACAAGACCAAATCGAGACCTTGTTCTTGCTTTGAAAAAACTTGGTGCTTTTGCAAAGGGAGATGAGCTTTTTAGAGCCCCATTCAAAATAAAGGGAATAATTAAGGGTGGAGAAATCGAAATAAAGGCGGAAAGCTCTCAGTTTATTTCTTCTCTCCTCTTTGCCCTAAGCTTGGCTAAAGGGGACAGCTTTTTGAAGATCTTGGCAACAAAATCTCGACCTTATATAGATCTCACAACAGACGTTCTCGAAAAAGCTGGCGTGAAGATCGAGAGAACAGCTGAGGGGTATTTCATTCCCGGAGAACAGGAGTTCCACCTTAGGAATTTTGAAGTTCCCGCAGACTTTTCTTCTGCAAGCTATCTCATTGCAGCAGGAATTCTTGCAGGAGAAGTTAAAATTGTAAACGCATTCGATTCTATGCAAGGGGACAAGAAGATCGTCGAGATCTGCAAAGAGATGGGTGCGGATGTTCGCTGGGACAAAGAAAAAGGCTTAATCGTTGCAAAGAGATCTGAGCTTTCTGCAATTAGCTTCAACGCTGGAGACACGCCAGATCTTGTTCCAACAGTTGCTGTGCTCTGTGCGGTTGCAAACGGGGTAAGCGAGATCTACAATGCGGAGCATCTTAGGATTAAGGAGATTGACCGAATTTCAGGAATTTGCAAAAATCTAAAAGCTTTAGGAGTTGACGTAGAGGAGAAGAGAGACGGTTTAAAAATTAAGGGTGGAAAAAGAGAATTCTTCGGCACAGTGGATTCATTTGGAGATCACAGAATGGCTCTGGCGTTCTCGCTACTTGGATTGCTTGGAGAAGTAAGGTGCAGAAATGCTGAAGTGGTCTCGGTTTCGTATCCGGGATTTTTTGATGACCTTAAAAAAATAGGGGCTGAATTAGATGTCTATTGA
- a CDS encoding PGF-CTERM sorting domain-containing protein: protein MKILAIILIALLSMATALAIKPLEDQLPPNVPKENVTIREEIEEGTIVVKQTNMSIARIHEPEAKANELVEIKLRITNGENSEMKVFVTEFHVAGLEYPDPIEVKFVKYQAFKLPYYGWSLSVPAKSSKEIVYHIKASIPGAISFSPATIADEFGNVFESAPTTIKILCNANGVCEKGESYANCPEDCETGIADDNCDGVKDDKVDPDCAPGFDPDSTMVTPTVTPTATPKAFIPGFESIFAIAALIAVFYLLRRRD from the coding sequence ATGAAAATATTGGCTATAATTTTAATTGCTTTGCTCAGCATGGCAACAGCTTTAGCCATTAAACCGCTCGAAGATCAGTTGCCTCCGAATGTTCCGAAGGAGAACGTTACAATTCGAGAAGAAATCGAAGAGGGCACGATTGTGGTAAAGCAGACGAACATGTCAATTGCAAGAATACACGAGCCAGAAGCCAAAGCTAATGAATTGGTCGAGATTAAACTGCGGATCACCAATGGCGAAAATTCAGAGATGAAGGTTTTTGTCACCGAATTCCATGTTGCGGGACTGGAATACCCAGATCCGATTGAAGTGAAATTTGTTAAATACCAGGCGTTTAAACTGCCCTACTATGGCTGGTCTTTGAGCGTTCCAGCGAAGAGTAGCAAAGAGATCGTTTATCATATAAAAGCTTCAATTCCCGGGGCTATAAGCTTCTCTCCAGCAACGATTGCTGACGAGTTTGGCAACGTCTTTGAAAGCGCTCCTACAACGATTAAAATTTTGTGCAACGCAAATGGAGTTTGCGAGAAAGGCGAAAGTTATGCAAATTGCCCTGAGGACTGCGAAACTGGGATTGCTGACGACAACTGCGATGGTGTGAAAGATGACAAGGTTGATCCCGACTGTGCTCCAGGATTTGATCCTGATTCCACAATGGTGACACCAACAGTAACCCCAACAGCGACTCCAAAGGCTTTCATTCCTGGATTTGAGTCGATCTTTGCAATCGCTGCACTGATAGCAGTTTTTTACCTGCTTAGAAGAAGGGATTAA
- a CDS encoding CARDB domain-containing protein, whose translation MKKNFGIGVLVGMILLILTIPSALSAVCPEGCTCLTEENAKKLGYAYCQKEKILCGYDQFKNPMYCYQLPVTTTPSCPVNCSCLTQDEAKKLGYVYCRNEQIVCGYDSYQNPKYCFEKPSITPTPTTPTPTTPTTPSGKPDLVILDVWGYGDVEGVYTEIRYTIQNIGNATAGASTTEIYIDSIKVAEHSIAPLNASEVRVERVAYNGTCSGSSDEFVAKADAQNVVDELNEANNKYLRIYSCPTTIVKPDFVVVDFWQENESIYYCKNRDYENNIKFRVTNKGNASASAEAGLYIDGTLVATRSLPILAPGESYEGAFTYFGTCSGASDVIEVYVDYQRLVSEWNEDNNALLKSFNCFVSPSTGTPDLVIDYTRWTMLRQWVYKLEYRITNRGSGYACNFTVGVFNETWHLIATDSVERLAPMESKLEEFTTWRYDRSRCEDSQDIIRLVADYANEIAEINETNNIHTDVWDCLPPTPVIKPDLVITEVHYSPPSSTRDLSISYTITNQGNVACGASQTKIWINGQLISSDNVPGLNNGESLTRTFAVRWTPTFKENRVQICADANNQVDEITPPPSGELNNCLTVTWNFVFSCRNGVRDGDETGVDCGGSLCPPCGNCRTGAKWAPNDSPCTTHWPTDEGPTIGMNTEDDSCAIVEVCHPGLDYIVDDAIACCENSNFATIFAGTNRESGKISACQYARDKSGINVATTAISFKKCLGFYAIQSLGYGAVYMQGYFDGEFSCYGDPTAENCPKWKVKPTAWEMGTSASCAGPYGARPDFMMGGHRCEYYDAWIFGKYGKHGYWKSDTDFRKNSDSAADVPAHASINLLSTGTCVDYSFALTTLLRRLGYSKDEVFSVNGDGHGYNLVKFPGETKWHYVDTVGNNGGGVYGGTGFPAIYNSTGHLVAWYDYCKNMDEGCSNDYYSESVSNCPPNSQIYSCEGVSR comes from the coding sequence ATGAAAAAAAATTTTGGTATTGGTGTATTGGTTGGAATGATTCTACTGATTCTCACGATTCCGAGTGCTTTATCAGCAGTCTGTCCAGAGGGATGCACCTGTTTAACTGAAGAAAATGCCAAAAAGCTTGGATACGCTTATTGTCAGAAAGAGAAAATCCTCTGCGGATACGACCAGTTCAAGAATCCGATGTATTGTTATCAGCTCCCAGTAACCACTACTCCTTCTTGTCCCGTGAACTGCAGTTGCCTAACCCAGGATGAAGCCAAAAAGCTTGGCTACGTTTACTGCAGAAATGAGCAGATTGTATGCGGTTATGACAGCTACCAGAATCCGAAGTATTGCTTTGAAAAGCCCTCCATTACTCCAACACCTACCACTCCAACTCCAACCACCCCTACAACCCCATCTGGAAAACCCGATCTCGTTATTTTAGACGTCTGGGGCTATGGAGATGTTGAAGGAGTTTACACAGAGATTAGATACACGATCCAGAATATTGGCAACGCTACCGCAGGAGCGAGCACGACAGAGATTTACATAGATAGCATAAAGGTCGCTGAGCACAGCATCGCCCCTCTGAATGCCAGCGAAGTAAGAGTTGAAAGAGTTGCTTACAATGGAACCTGCTCAGGAAGCTCAGACGAGTTCGTTGCAAAAGCAGATGCTCAAAACGTTGTGGATGAGCTCAATGAGGCAAATAACAAGTATCTGCGCATCTATAGCTGTCCCACAACCATAGTAAAGCCAGATTTTGTAGTTGTCGATTTCTGGCAGGAAAATGAGAGCATTTATTATTGCAAGAACAGAGATTACGAGAACAACATAAAGTTTAGAGTTACGAATAAGGGTAACGCGAGTGCTAGCGCTGAAGCAGGCCTTTACATCGACGGCACATTGGTTGCAACACGAAGTCTTCCAATACTTGCTCCCGGGGAAAGTTATGAGGGGGCGTTTACTTATTTCGGCACTTGTTCTGGAGCAAGCGATGTTATTGAAGTTTATGTTGACTATCAAAGGCTGGTGAGCGAGTGGAACGAAGATAACAACGCTTTGCTCAAGTCTTTCAACTGCTTCGTCTCACCAAGCACTGGAACACCAGATCTTGTTATCGATTACACAAGATGGACTATGCTTAGGCAATGGGTTTACAAGCTCGAATACAGAATTACGAACCGTGGCAGTGGATATGCATGCAACTTTACTGTTGGAGTTTTTAATGAGACCTGGCATCTCATAGCCACAGATTCCGTCGAAAGATTGGCTCCAATGGAATCCAAGCTTGAAGAGTTCACTACATGGAGATATGATCGATCTCGCTGTGAAGACTCGCAAGACATAATTAGACTGGTTGCAGATTACGCCAATGAAATAGCAGAGATAAACGAAACTAATAATATCCACACAGACGTTTGGGATTGCTTGCCACCAACTCCAGTTATAAAGCCAGATCTTGTAATAACAGAAGTGCATTACTCTCCGCCAAGCTCAACGAGGGATCTTTCTATAAGCTATACAATAACAAATCAGGGTAACGTAGCCTGTGGGGCTTCACAGACAAAAATCTGGATTAATGGACAGTTAATCTCAAGCGACAACGTTCCGGGATTGAACAACGGGGAATCTTTAACAAGGACTTTTGCAGTCAGGTGGACTCCAACTTTCAAGGAAAATCGAGTTCAAATTTGTGCTGATGCGAACAATCAGGTGGACGAAATTACTCCACCGCCTTCAGGAGAGCTGAACAACTGCTTAACCGTAACCTGGAACTTCGTATTCAGCTGTCGCAATGGAGTAAGGGATGGAGATGAAACTGGCGTAGATTGCGGTGGAAGCCTTTGCCCGCCATGTGGTAACTGCAGAACAGGAGCCAAGTGGGCGCCAAACGATTCGCCTTGCACAACGCACTGGCCAACAGATGAAGGACCAACTATAGGTATGAACACTGAAGACGATTCGTGTGCAATCGTTGAAGTCTGCCACCCAGGCTTGGACTACATTGTTGACGATGCAATAGCCTGTTGCGAGAACTCGAATTTTGCAACGATCTTTGCTGGAACTAACAGAGAAAGCGGAAAGATAAGCGCTTGCCAGTACGCGAGAGACAAGTCTGGAATAAATGTCGCCACAACCGCGATTTCTTTCAAGAAATGTCTTGGATTTTATGCAATTCAGAGCCTTGGTTATGGAGCGGTTTACATGCAGGGGTATTTTGATGGCGAATTCTCGTGCTATGGAGATCCAACTGCTGAAAATTGTCCAAAGTGGAAAGTTAAGCCTACCGCATGGGAAATGGGAACCTCTGCAAGCTGTGCGGGTCCCTATGGAGCACGACCAGACTTTATGATGGGTGGGCATAGGTGCGAATACTATGATGCATGGATCTTTGGCAAGTATGGAAAACATGGTTACTGGAAATCTGACACGGACTTCAGAAAGAACAGCGACAGCGCTGCAGACGTTCCAGCACATGCAAGCATAAATTTGCTCTCGACTGGCACTTGCGTCGATTATTCATTTGCTCTAACAACACTCTTGCGAAGGCTCGGCTACAGCAAAGACGAAGTATTCTCGGTGAACGGTGATGGTCATGGCTACAATCTCGTAAAGTTCCCGGGAGAGACGAAGTGGCATTACGTTGATACAGTCGGAAACAATGGCGGTGGGGTTTACGGCGGCACCGGCTTTCCAGCAATTTACAACTCAACGGGGCATTTGGTGGCGTGGTATGATTACTGCAAGAATATGGACGAAGGTTGCTCCAACGACTATTATTCCGAGAGTGTGAGCAATTGTCCGCCAAACAGTCAGATCTACAGCTGTGAGGGGGTGAGCAGATGA
- a CDS encoding (Fe-S)-binding protein, protein MSMELHRCFRCGWCKLPSDFVDYNCPSYAKFRFESFSPGGRLWLIRAWLNGELTWSENFAKILFSCVACKNCAEQCKMRFKDEIVDWITSAKSSAIEKGLAPPKVRDFLENIAKHGNPWGLPRAQRASWLDLNKFEGEGDLLYIGCECAYEERGQKMAKNVIELFKVAGLSFGTLGNEEECDGNEAYMLGELGLFQELASKNTQKFKELGVKKVITISPHAFNAMKKYPDRDFEVLHFTQLLLELIQKGKLKLSELDLTVTYHDPCFLGRHNGIYSEPRKILKSIPGLKLVEMKRNKENSFCCGGGSGNFVFDLLSGSESPARLRVREALNTGAEILAVACPICKAMFEDAVKDEGSDLEVKDIAEILLSSTKML, encoded by the coding sequence ATGAGCATGGAATTGCACAGATGCTTCAGATGTGGCTGGTGCAAGCTACCGAGCGACTTTGTCGACTACAACTGTCCTTCGTATGCTAAATTCAGGTTCGAGAGTTTCTCTCCGGGAGGTAGATTGTGGCTGATAAGGGCTTGGTTGAACGGTGAATTGACATGGTCAGAGAATTTTGCAAAGATCCTTTTCTCATGCGTTGCATGCAAAAATTGTGCTGAACAGTGCAAAATGAGGTTTAAGGACGAGATCGTTGACTGGATCACTTCTGCAAAGAGCTCGGCAATCGAGAAGGGCTTAGCACCGCCTAAGGTTAGAGATTTTCTTGAGAATATAGCCAAGCATGGAAATCCATGGGGTTTGCCAAGAGCTCAAAGAGCGTCATGGTTGGATCTGAATAAATTCGAGGGCGAGGGGGATCTTCTCTACATTGGTTGCGAATGTGCTTATGAGGAGAGGGGGCAAAAGATGGCTAAAAACGTTATAGAGCTTTTTAAGGTCGCTGGACTCTCATTTGGCACTCTCGGCAACGAAGAGGAGTGTGATGGAAACGAAGCGTATATGCTCGGCGAATTGGGGTTGTTTCAGGAATTGGCTTCCAAGAACACACAGAAATTCAAGGAGCTCGGAGTTAAGAAAGTCATAACGATCTCACCGCATGCGTTCAATGCAATGAAGAAATACCCAGACAGAGATTTCGAGGTGCTCCATTTCACACAGCTTTTGCTCGAGCTAATTCAAAAAGGAAAGCTAAAACTTTCAGAGCTTGATCTCACGGTTACTTACCATGATCCCTGCTTCCTTGGTAGACACAATGGGATCTACTCAGAGCCAAGGAAAATTCTGAAAAGCATTCCGGGGTTAAAGCTTGTGGAGATGAAAAGAAACAAAGAGAATTCCTTCTGTTGCGGCGGTGGAAGCGGGAACTTCGTTTTCGATCTGCTTAGTGGCTCTGAAAGTCCCGCAAGGCTCAGGGTTAGAGAAGCTCTGAATACTGGGGCGGAAATTCTTGCGGTTGCTTGTCCAATCTGCAAAGCAATGTTTGAGGATGCTGTGAAAGACGAGGGTTCAGATCTTGAGGTTAAGGACATTGCTGAGATTTTGCTGAGTTCGACAAAGATGTTGTGA
- a CDS encoding FAD-binding oxidoreductase, producing MDKIYKALAEIVGEEFVSNRKEELYIYSRDSGLSEPRFPDYVVMPRTVEEVQKIIQLANKEKIHVVPAGASLSLSGLTIPQKGGIVIDMRRMDRILELNRKGRYVVLEAGVTQGKLQAFLEENAPDLCHSLPEAPPSATVVGNLVIHGQGNLTQAYGFNSSMISGLEVVLPNGEICRIGSCSLSPYWFSIEPLPYLAGLFLGWFGTTGVITKVGLRLYPKKKLRDVELFVLEDPKLVSEVIYRVTHTEMAEDITTVAQPYPLMFQGTIMIGIYLTGDTEEELEFKRRLIWSSLSDLIKAKEGGFMALTPDMKVGLLEKPMSSLTRSADILKGGGFVYCGAIIPIEKFPEALKKLFEIAERNGVTFAHTGRVIGRGHCMMFAFAYPFNRADLESMEKAKRALFDSYVATLEIGGVPWKPGAEEQKLILERMDKNSVELIKRIRELLDPNKIMNPGNWEVEL from the coding sequence ATGGATAAGATCTATAAAGCTCTGGCTGAGATCGTTGGTGAGGAATTCGTTTCAAACCGAAAGGAAGAACTTTATATCTATTCTCGAGACTCTGGACTTTCGGAGCCACGTTTTCCAGATTACGTCGTAATGCCGAGGACTGTTGAGGAGGTTCAGAAGATCATACAGCTTGCAAACAAGGAGAAAATCCATGTTGTTCCAGCGGGAGCCTCGCTAAGCCTTTCAGGGCTCACGATTCCGCAAAAGGGTGGCATTGTGATCGACATGAGGAGAATGGACAGAATTTTGGAGCTAAACCGAAAAGGCAGGTATGTTGTGCTCGAAGCAGGAGTCACGCAAGGGAAGCTTCAGGCTTTTCTTGAAGAAAATGCACCAGATCTCTGTCATTCTCTCCCAGAAGCACCTCCTTCAGCGACAGTAGTTGGAAATCTTGTAATTCATGGGCAGGGGAATTTAACGCAAGCTTACGGCTTCAACTCTTCAATGATCTCAGGACTTGAAGTTGTTCTACCAAATGGTGAGATCTGCAGAATTGGCTCATGCTCTCTGAGCCCTTACTGGTTCTCTATTGAGCCTTTGCCTTATTTGGCGGGGCTCTTCCTTGGCTGGTTTGGAACAACAGGTGTTATAACGAAGGTCGGTTTGAGACTATACCCAAAAAAGAAGCTAAGAGATGTTGAGCTATTCGTATTGGAGGATCCAAAGCTTGTCTCTGAGGTAATTTACCGCGTTACCCATACGGAGATGGCTGAAGACATCACAACTGTAGCCCAGCCCTATCCGCTCATGTTTCAGGGAACGATCATGATCGGCATTTATCTGACTGGCGACACCGAAGAGGAGCTTGAATTCAAGCGGAGGCTAATTTGGAGCAGTTTGAGTGATCTCATAAAGGCAAAAGAGGGTGGATTTATGGCATTAACCCCAGATATGAAAGTCGGACTCCTTGAAAAGCCAATGTCGAGCTTAACGAGGAGTGCGGACATACTAAAGGGTGGTGGATTCGTTTACTGTGGGGCAATAATACCCATAGAAAAATTTCCTGAAGCTTTAAAGAAACTTTTTGAGATCGCTGAGAGAAATGGGGTAACATTTGCTCACACGGGGAGAGTGATCGGTAGGGGGCACTGCATGATGTTTGCATTTGCCTATCCATTCAACAGAGCGGATTTGGAGAGTATGGAGAAAGCTAAGAGAGCTCTTTTCGACTCATACGTTGCAACGCTTGAAATTGGAGGTGTTCCATGGAAGCCCGGAGCGGAAGAGCAGAAGTTGATCCTCGAGAGAATGGACAAAAATTCAGTTGAGCTTATAAAAAGGATCAGAGAACTTCTTGATCCAAACAAGATCATGAATCCCGGCAACTGGGAGGTGGAATTATGA